A region of the Candidatus Scalindua japonica genome:
ATGGACTAAAGCACAGTAACATGGATAATGTCAACGCCATAGGTATAGACGAGATACAATACCTAAAAGGACACAAATATTTGACATTGGTTTTTCAAATAGACACTGCCTGTAAGAGATTGTTATTTGTAGGGCAGAACCGATGTGCTAAAACATTGTTGCGATTCTTTATTGATTTTGGTAAAGAACGATCTGGAAAATTAAAGGCAATTTGCAGTGATCTTTGGAAACCTTATTTGAAAGTTGTTAAACGCAAAGCTCCGAAGGCTATCCATATTCTTGATCGCTTTCATGTAATGAAATATCTTAATGACGCAGTAGATCAAACAAGAAGAGCTGAGACTGCCCAATTAAAACGAGATGGTTATGAGCCTATCCTTGAAAAATCTCGTTGGTGTTTACTAAAGAACAAAAAAAACCAGAAGACATCACAGTTAGCCAAGCTACGTGAACTGGTTCAATATAATCTGAAGACTGTACGTTGTTATTTACTCAAAGAAGCCTTTCAGCATTTCTGGACTTACAACCTGCCCGACTCGCCATTCAGGCGGGGACACGCTGGGGAGCCGAACGGTTCTTAAAGACTTGGACTACCAGAGCTATGAGGTCAAGATTGCCGGAAATGAAGAAAGTAGCCAAAAGGTTACGTAAGCATCAAGAGCTTTTGTTGAATTATTTTTCTGTCAAAGAACGTCTTTCTAACGGTATTGTTGAGGGTTTTAATCTAAAAGCCAAACTGACTATGAGAAAATCTTTTGGCTTTCGCACTTTTAAATCAATTGAAGTCGCTTTATATCATACACTTGGAAAACTACCAGAGCCTCCAATCACCCACAGATTCTACTGAGGAGGCAAATCCCCTCAACATACTCTAGTGCTTAGTTGCGAGAACTGGCCTTTTTTCCGAAAAATCTCTTTTCGCTCGTTTCCTCGTGATAAAATGCACCTTCATATTCAATGCGCAATTGCCTTGTCATACCGAGACAATATCATATCACTTTATTTATATCAACGCGTTATTCACAATTCAAGATGTGACACCAGTTCCAGTAGTGCCGAAACCGAAGGATCTGCTGAAGTTGCCAAATTTATCAGCACTTGCAAATCATGTGTCTTTTCAAACCGTTGATCGTGAAAAACGAGAAAGCCTTTAATAGCTTTCTCTGCAGCCTGCTGACAGTGATAGATTGCTGTATCCAGGTAGGGGTTATCACCTTCTGAAAGTTTTTTTGCTGAAGCATTATCATGCTGCGCTTTTATTAGCCAGTTGCGCACAAGTTCCTTTTTGCCCTCATCCATAAAGCACCTTACCTTGTTCAAGAACCTCGCATTCAAGAGATGCATGAACGTTACGATACTTTTCAATCTCTGCATGTGTTTTAACAATAATATCCTTTGGAATATTTAGTCCTCTTAGACATCGATGTGCAAGCACAGATCTCTTTGTTGGAGAAATATCACTATCGCGTACAATCACCATTATATCAATATCACTGTTTTCATCAGGTTGCCCCCATGCATGAGAACCAAAAAGGATAATCTTCTCAGGATGAAACTCAGCAACTAGTTGTTGAGTAATTTTTTTTATTAATTCAGAAGTCAACATTATTATAATTTTACTTTGTGCATTGTGTCTTGTCCTGAAATAGGCTGACAAACATAAGGACAACTTTAGTATAAAGGAAAGGGTAAGGAACAAGACAATAAAAAATAACAATTAGTCCAAGGAATTACAAAGTGCTTTAGTATACCATTATTTAACAGCTAAGTCATCAGCAGACCGCATATTAAACACTCACTCTTTATTTCTTTGTAAAACATGGTATCAAAAACAGAAAACATGACGTCACATCTTGAATTGTGAATTAGCCTTTTCGAATATTTTTTTTATTTGTGAGTCTTTCCTTAAATTCAATTTTATATTGCTTACTTGTTTGCTGACGGAAGAATAACTAATATTAAATATTTTTGCAATTTCATAATTCCTGTATAAACCTGTATTCCATAATAATAATATCAGTATGTCACGTTTATCTTTATCTAAGCCGCTTATCCTCTTCGGATTAATGAGACTACTGATATCGCATTCTAAAACTGAAGCAGCCTTTCTTATTGTTGTGTTCAAATCTTCCTCTCTTAAAACCAGGCGTTTTTGAGGAATTTCAACGTCCGGCTTCTTTTTTGATATGTATTTAGACTTAATATGATCGCAATACTCTTTGCTCCCGAAAAGCAAACCATGCCGAAGATCCTCCCATATCCTTTTCTCCTCTTTGGAATAATTTTGAACTATTTCCTTATACCCCCTGTTTTTATCTTTTCCAGGGATTTGAGAAAGAAGAACAACTGTCATTAACCATTCAGGAGATGGTTTTCCATAAGCATATATTTTATAGCTACTCCACTGGTAATCTACCAATCTTCTTACAACCCCTGCCCGTACTGGATTCCGATGAATATAACAGGAAAGTATTAAAAGATATTTATCATTTTCAATGAGAAACGATTTGAACCGCCCCTGAAATAAATGCCCGCTACGACGATGCCTTATGTTAAACCGTCGTGTATAGGCAACTCCTAGCCACTGCATGCTTTTCGATATATTTGGTCTGTTGGTTCTGAGCAATAAATGATAGTGATTGCCCATGAGTACATATGCAAAGATGTCAACAGAAAATCTTGCAGACAT
Encoded here:
- a CDS encoding transposase, coding for MTRQLRIEYEGAFYHVLSRGNERKEIFRDDKDRSLFTEIMGEMSARFSVDIFAYVLMGNHYHLLLRTNRPNISKSMQWLGVAYTRRFNIRHRRSGHLFQGRFKSFLIENDKYLLILSCYIHRNPVRAGVVRRLVDYQWSSYKIYAYGKPSPEWLMTVVLLSQIPGKDKNRGYKEIVQNYSKEEKRIWEDLRHGLLFGSKEYCDHIKSKYISKKKPDVEIPQKRLVLREEDLNTTIRKAASVLECDISSLINPKRISGLDKDKRDILILLLWNTGLYRNYEIAKIFNISYSSVSKQVSNIKLNLRKDSQIKKIFEKANSQFKM
- a CDS encoding transposase — encoded protein: MDNVNAIGIDEIQYLKGHKYLTLVFQIDTACKRLLFVGQNRCAKTLLRFFIDFGKERSGKLKAICSDLWKPYLKVVKRKAPKAIHILDRFHVMKYLNDAVDQTRRAETAQLKRDGYEPILEKSRWCLLKNKKNQKTSQLAKLRELVQYNLKTVRCYLLKEAFQHFWTYNLPDSPFRRGHAGEPNGS
- a CDS encoding transposase: MRSRLPEMKKVAKRLRKHQELLLNYFSVKERLSNGIVEGFNLKAKLTMRKSFGFRTFKSIEVALYHTLGKLPEPPITHRFY
- a CDS encoding HEPN domain-containing protein translates to MDEGKKELVRNWLIKAQHDNASAKKLSEGDNPYLDTAIYHCQQAAEKAIKGFLVFHDQRFEKTHDLQVLINLATSADPSVSALLELVSHLEL
- a CDS encoding nucleotidyltransferase domain-containing protein; the encoded protein is MLTSELIKKITQQLVAEFHPEKIILFGSHAWGQPDENSDIDIMVIVRDSDISPTKRSVLAHRCLRGLNIPKDIIVKTHAEIEKYRNVHASLECEVLEQGKVLYG